In the genome of Pelodiscus sinensis isolate JC-2024 chromosome 3, ASM4963464v1, whole genome shotgun sequence, one region contains:
- the DISP1 gene encoding protein dispatched homolog 1 isoform X2, producing the protein MCTVLIVVCALVGILVPDLPDFSDPLLGFEPRGTAIGQRLVTWNNMVKNTGYKATLANYPFKYADEQAKSHQDDRWSDDHYEREKRQADWNFHKDSFFCDIPSDRYSRVVFTSTEGENLWNLHAIKSMCNVDNLRIRSHSQFGDLCQRTTAASCCPSWTLGNYIAILNNRSSCQKIVERDISHTLKLLRTCAKYYYNGTLGPDCWDVAAKRKDQLKCTNVPRKCTKYNAVYQILHYLVDKDFLSPKTADYVLPALKYSMLFSPTEKGESMMNIYLDNFENWNASDGITTITGIEFGIKHSLFQDYLLMDTVYPAIAIVIVLLVMCVYTKSMFITLMTMFAIISSLIVSYFLYRVVFNFEFFPFMNLTALIILVGIGADDAFVLCDVWNYTKFDKSHANTSETVSITLQHAALSMFVTSFTTAAAFYANYVSNITAIRCFGVYAGTAILVNYVLMVTWLPAVVVLHERYLLNIFTCFKKSQQRVYSNKGCCTVLYQVFHKIIFAISEASRIFFEKVLPCIVIKFRYIWLFWFLALTIGGAYIVCVNPKMKLPSLELSEFQVFRSSHPFERYDAEYKKLFMFERVHHGEELHMPITVIWGVSPEDNGDPLNPKSKGKLKLDSSFNIASPASQVWILHFCQKLRNQTFYYQTEEQDFASCFIETFKQWMENQDCDEPALYPCCSHWRFPYKQEVFELCIKRAIMELERSTGYHLYSKTPGPRFDINDTIRAVVLEFQSTYLFTLAYEKMHQFYREVDSWISNELSSAPEGLGNGWFVSNLEFYDLQDSLSDGTLIAMGLSVAVAFSVMLLTTWNIIISLYAIVSIAGTIFVTVGSLVLLGWELNVLESVTISVAVGLSVDFAVHYGVAYRLAPDPDREGKVIFSLSRMGSAIAMAALTTFVAGAMMMPSTVLAYTQLGTFMMLIMCISWAFATFFFQCMCRCLGPQGTCGQIPLPKKLQCNVFSQALSGSKGDRGQNKAHSVGTFQLDSGGQKPEMEHEHYELEPLASHTNNCTSSEKVSYEETHICTELFNGRPQNACMSVHSAYNSELNKGITNEAGSATVKPCVTQCTMCPFCSQNRKCSCPDAYRQVDMKWSPHSCQQLSDTFCYQCAPSSGNVVQIQNSVPPVNILQQAAESYVPPVQHVLHCGCLQGRLKRPMMQNSLPRNFFLHSVQQFQTHDRINRKDATSLQNAEKSVRILPKVTSSSPLMCRSAGSLIKPPSEAEKNVSDNQKRLCKNRDECDLKGTEVNGNDDKSTSVLKQNIAEIKVNQNSSHTDQLLKADQNDQKHPLNSTVRKAGYESCPEYSQHCNRTITVKCNSVDSQMPNIEANVPALLTHAELSNERLLIKTL; encoded by the exons ATGTGTACTGTATTAATAGTGGTGTGTGCATTGGTTGGCATATTAGTCCCAGATCTTCCAGATTTCTCTGATCCATTACTG GGATTCGAACCAAGAGGGACTGCAATAGGCCAGAGATTGGTCACGTGGAATAATATGGTGAAAAACACAGGGTATAAAGCAACATTGGCAAATTATCCTTTTAAATATGCAGACGAACAGGCAAAAAG TCATCAGGATGACAGATGGTCAGATGATCACTATGAAAGAGAGAAAAGGCAAGCAGATTGGAATTTCCACAAAGACAGCTTTTTCTGCGATATTCCAA GTGATAGATATTCACGAGTGGTGTTTACTTCCACAGAAGGAGAGAACTTGTGGAACTTGCATGCAATTAAATCAATGTGCAATGTAGATAATTTGAGG ATAAGGTCTCATTCCCAATTTGGTGATCTCTGCCAGAGGACCACTGCTGCTTCATGCTGTCCCAGCTGGACACTGGGCAACTATATTGCCATTCTAAACAACAGATCATCATGTCAAAAAATTGTAGAACGAGATATTTCTCACACCCTAAAGCTGCTTCGCACATGTGCCAAATACTACTACAACGGAACCCTGGGGCCCGATTGCTGGGATGTGGCAGCCAAAAGGAAGGACCAGCTCAAGTGTACAAATGTGCCTCGTAAATGTACAAAGTACAATGCTGTTTACCAGATTCTGCACTATCTAGTGGACAAAGATTTTTTAAGCCCAAAGACTGCTGATTACGTCTTGCCAGCTTTAAAGTACAGCATGCTTTTCTCTCCAACAGAAAAAGGAGAAAGCATGATGAACATTTACCTGGATAATTTTGAGAACTGGAATGCGTCTGATGGTATAACTACCATCACAGGGATTGAGTTTGGAATAAAACATAGTTTGTTTCAAGATTACCTATTAATGGATACTGTGTATCCTGCCATAGCCATTGTGATTGTTCTCTTAGTCATGTGTGTATACACAAAGTCCATGTTTATCACGCTGATGACCATGTTTGCAATAATTAGTTCCTTGATTGTATCTTACTTTCTTTATCGGGTAGTATTTAATTTTGAGTTTTTCCCCTTTATGAACCTCACTGCGTTAATTATTCTTGTTGGGATTGGAGCAGATGATGCTTTTGTCCTGTGTGATGTTTGGAATTACACAAAATTTGATAAATCTCATGCCAACACGTCTGAGACAGTGAGCATCACCTTGCAACATGCTGCTCTTTCCATGTTTGTAACCAGTTTTACCACCGCGGCTGCCTTCTATGCTAACTATGTCAGCAATATTACAGCAATCAGATGTTTTGGTGTTTATGCTGGCACTGCCATATTGGTGAATTATGTTTTAATGGTAACATGGTTACCGGCAGTAGTTGTGTTACATGAACGGTATCTTCTCAATATATTCACTTGCTTCAAAAAATCTCAGCAGAGGGTCTATAGCAACAAAGGCTGCTGCACAGTGTTGTACCAGGTGTTCCACAAGATTATTTTTGCAATCTCAGAAGCATCCaggatattttttgaaaaagtcttGCCATGCATTGTTATCAAGTTTCGATATATTTGGCTGTTCTGGTTCCTTGCTTTAACGATAGGTGGAGCATATATTGTGTGTGTTAATCCAAAAATGAAATTACCATCACTGGAGCTCTCTGAGTTTCAGGTATTTAGGTCCTCTCACCCTTTTGAACGTTATGATGCAGAGTACAAAAAACTGTTTATGTTTGAACGCGTCCACCATGGAGAGGAACTTCACATGCCAATTACAGTAATCTGGGGTGTCTCTCCTGAAGATAATGGAGATCCTCTAAATCCTAAAAGTAAAGGAAAGCTGAAACTAGACAGCAGTTTTAATATTGCAAGCCCAGCTTCCCAGGTCTGGATTTTACATTTTTGCCAGAAGTTACGAAATCAGACATTTTATTACCAAACTGAAGAGCAAGACTTTGCAAGTTGCTTTATTGAGACATTTAAGCAGTGGATGGAAAATCAGGACTGTGATGAGCCAGCTCTTTATCCCTGCTGCAGCCACTGGAGATTTCCATACAAACAAGAAGTTTTTGAATTATGCATCAAGAGGGCCATCATGGAGTTAGAAAGAAGCACTGGGTACCATTTGTACAGCAAAACCCCGGGGCCTCGCTTTGACATAAATGATACCATCCGGGCCGTGGTATTGGAGTTCCAAAGCACCTACCTCTTCACTCTGGCTTATGAGAAAATGCATCAGTTCTACCGAGAGGTGGATTCATGGATTTCAAATGAGCTTAGTTCTGCCCCTGAGGGTCTTGGCAATGGTTGGTTTGTGAGTAACTTAGAGTTCTATGACCTTCAGGACAGTCTTTCTGATGGTACTTTGATTGCCATGGGTCTTTCAGTTGCTGTTGCATTTAGCGTAATGCTACTTACAACCTGGAATATAATTATAAGCCTTTATGCCATAGTTTCAATCGCCGGCACTATATTTGTCACTGTTGGCTCTCTGGTTCTTCTTGGATGGGAGCTAAATGTGTTAGAGTCTGTCACTATTTCTGTAGCTGTTGGCTTATCTGTGGACTTTGCTGTCCACTACGGAGTTGCTTACCGCTTAGCTCCTGATCCAGACCGAGAAGGAAAAGTCATCTTTTCTCTAAGCCGCATGGGTTCTGCAATTGCAATGGCTGCGCTGACCACATTTGTGGCTGGAGCCATGATGATGCCTTCCACAGTCTTAGCATACACCCAGCTTGGCACTTTCATGATGCTTATAATGTGCATTAGTTGGGCTTTTGCAACCTTCTTTTTCCAATGCATGTGCCGTTGCCTTGGACCCCAAGGCACTTGTGGTCAGATTCCTCTGCCAAAAAAATTGCAATGTAATGTCTTCTCCCAAGCTTTGTCAGGAAGCAAAGGAGACCGGGGACAAAACAAAGCACATTCTGTGGGCACATTTCAGTTGGATTCTGGAGGGCAAAAGCCAGAAATGGAGCATGAACATTATGAGTTAGAACCTCTCGCATCACATACAAATAATTGTACTTCATCAGAGAAAGTAAGTTATGAAGAAACCCACATCTGCACAGAACTCTTCAATGGCAGACCCCAGAATGCATGCATGTCTGTGCATTCAGCATATAACAGTGAATTGAATAAAGGCATCACAAATGAAGCTGGTTCAGCCACAGTAAAGCCATGTGTCACTCAGTGTACCATGTGCCCATTCTGCTCTCAGAACAGGAAGTGCAGCTGTCCAGATGCATATAGGCAGGTAGATATGAAATGGAGTCCGCACTCGTGTCAGCAGTTAAGTGACACTTTCTGCTACCAGTGTGCCCCATCATCTGGCAATGTTGTGCAGATCCAAAACTCTGTGCCACCTGTAAATATTTTACAGCAAGCTGCTGAAAGCTATGTTCCCCCAGTGCAACATGTCCTCCATTGCGGTTGTCTTCAGGGGAGACTGAAAAGACCCATGATGCAGAACTCTCTGCCTAGAaatttttttctccattcagTGCAGCAGTTCCAAACACACGACAGAATAAACAGGAAAGATGCAACTAGTCTTCAGAATGCAGAAAAGAGTGTAAGAATTCTTCCAAAGGTGACCAGCTCCTCACCATTAATGTGCAGGAGTGCTGGTTCCCTAATAAAGCCACCTTCTGAAGCTGAGAAAAATGTATCAGATAATCAAAAGAGACTCTGTAAAAACAGAGACGAGTGTGATTTAAAAGgtactgaagtaaatgggaatgaTGACAAGAGCACTTCAGTATTAAAACAGAATATAGCTGAAATCAAGGTAAATCAGAATTCATCACACACAGACCAACTTTTGAAGGCTGACCAAAATGATCAGAAACACCCACTGAACAGTACAGTGAGAAAGGCTGGGTATGAGTCTTGCCCTGAATATTCACAACATTGTAACAGAACTATAACAGTGAAGTGCAATTCTGTTGACAGTCAAATGCCAAACATTGAAGCCAATGTGCCTGCTCTGTTAACACATGCAGAACTTTCCAATGAACGTTTGTTAATAAAAACACTATAA